CCAATCGCTTCGCCCAAGGCCCCACACGGTTCCATCCATCCCTCCCAAGCCAACAACGTCGACAATGAGAGATTCAGACTTTTTCCGTCCTGTCACGCACAGTTTCACCCGATTGCCCTGGCCAGCCCCGCTCTCCCCATAGCCCCCCACCCCCCCCCCTGCTAGAGTGCCAGCCCCATCCCGCACGCCTGCCCCGGAGCCGTCACGATGTCCGCCCCCACCCCCCGTTCTCAGGCGCCGGCCGGCCGTGGCAAGCCGCGGGTGTCGCCCTTCTCGCCCAAGGCGCCGGTGCAGCCGTTGTGGAAGCCCTATCTGGCGTTTCTGGTGCCGATGATCGGCAGCAATCTGCTGCAGGCGGCCTCGGGCAGCCTGAACAACATCTATGTCGGGCAGATGCTGGGGGTGTCGGCGCTGGCGGCGGTGACGTCGTATTTTCCGCTGATGTTCTTCATGATCTCGCTGATCATCGGGCTGGGCGCAGGCGCTGCGGTGTTGATCGGGCAGGCCTTCGGTGCCGGCGAGACCGGGCAGATCAAGGCGATCGCGGCCACGACGTTGAGCGTGGTGGTGGCGGCCGGGCTGCTGGTGGCCGTTTTCGGGGGCACGGCCACCACCGCGATCCTCAGCCTGCTGGGCACGCCGCCCGATGTGCTGCCGCAGGCGGTGGCCTATGCGCGGATCATGCTGATCGCAACCCCCGGCATCTTCCTCTATCTGCTCGCGACATCCATGCTGCGGGGCGTGGGCGACACGATCACGCCGCTCTTCACCCTTGGCCTCGCCACGCTGATCGGCATGGTGCTGACCCCGGCGCTGATCCGCGGCTGGGCCGGGCTGCCGCAGATGGGGGTGACCTCACCGGCCTGGGCCTCGATCATCTCGATGACCATCGCCACCACCTGGATGGTGATCCATCTGCGCCGCCGCAACCACCCGCTGGCGCCGGACGGGGTGTTCCTGCGGGCGCTGGGCTTCAACCGCGCCCTGCTCGCCAAGGTGCTGCGCATCGGCCTGCCCACCGGCATCATGCTGGTGCTGATCTCGCTTTCCGAAATCCTGATCCTGTCGCTGGTCAACCGCTTCGGCTCGGATGCGACCGCATCCTATGGCGCGATCACCCAGATCGTGAACTATGTCCAGTTCCCGGCGATCTCGATCGGCATCACCGCCTCGATCTTCGGCGCCCAGGCGATCGGCGCCGGGCGCACCGACCGGCTGTCCGAAATCCTGCGCACCGCGCTCACCTTCAATCTGGTGCTGACCGGCAGCCTGGTGGTGCTGGTCTATGTGTTCTCAGGCCCCCTGCTCGGCCTGTTCCTGGCCGATCCGGCGGTGGTCGCGGAGGCCCGCACCCTGTTGCACATCGTGGTCTGGGCGCTGGTGATCTATGGCATGGGCATGGCCACGTCCAGCCTGATGCGGGCCAGCGGCATGGTGCTGCTGCCGACCCTGGTTTCGGGCACCGCCATCCTGGCCATCGGCCTGCCGGTCGGCTGGGCGCTCTCGGCGCAGATCGGCATCGAGGGGGTGTGGATGTCGTATCCGGTCGCCTTCTGCCTGCTGGCGGCGGGGCAATCGGCGCTCTATCACCTGGTGTGGAAGAAGCGGCCGATCCGGCGGCTGGTCTGACGGGCGGGAAAGCCTTGCCCCGGCATGGCCGCTGACCTAACATCCCGCCCCATGAGCATCATGACCGCCAGACCCAGCGCGAACCTGTTTCCAGCCTGAACATATCGTTCAAGGCTGTCGTACCATCATGCCCGGCGCATGGCGGAAATACAGGACGACGCGCAGCGGAATGCTCAATCAATGACCACACCCTTTCTGACCAATGCCTTCGACAGCCCGTATAAGGGCCGCGAAATCCGCGACCAGATCACCAACCCCAACATCATCGCCGGCCGGTTCAGCTATTATTCCGGCTGGTATCATGGCCACGGTTTCGACCACTGTGCCCGCTATCTGATGCCCGACCGCGATGATGTCGACCGGCTGATCATCGGCTCGTTCTGCTCCATCGGCACCGGCGCCGCCTTCATCATGGCCGGCAATCAGGGGCACCGGGCCGACTGGATCTCCACCTTCCCCTTCTTCTGGTGGACGGGCGAGGCCGCCTTCGCCGGGGCGGAGAACGGCTACCGGCCGGCGGGGGATACGGTGGTCGGCAGCGATGTCTGGATCGGCGCGGAAGCGGTGATCATGCCGGGCATCACCATCGGCCATGGCGCGGTGATCGCAACCCGCGCAGTGGTCACCCGCGATGTCGCCCCCTACACCATCGTCGCCGGCAATCCGGCCCGGCCGGTGCGGCAGCGCTTCGACGACGAGGCCGTGGCCATGCTGCTGGAGATGGCGTGGTGGGACTGGCCGCTGGACGAGATCCGGCAGGCCATGCCGCTGCTCTGCTCGGGCGATGTGGCGGGGCTCTACGGCTTGTGGCGAAACACACGCCAGGCGTGACCGCAGGATGCCCGGCCGTTGATCCGGCCGGGCATCGCCCCAACTCCAGTTCCATGACCGGATATCTGCCCTCCCGCCGCCGGCTGATCACCGGCGGCCTCGCGCTCGCCGCCGCCACCGTCATCGCCCCGCGGGCCGGGCGGGCGGCGGCGCCCGCGCTCGCCCGGCTGCTCGACGATGCCCGGCGCCTGACCGGCCTGCACACGCTGATCGTGGCGCAGGCGGGCGAGGTTCTGGCCGAACGGGTCTATCGCGGCCCGCCGGCCGCGCGACCGGTGAACGTCAAATCGCTGTCGAAAAGCATCATCGCCCTGCTGACCGGCATCGCGATCGATCGCGGCGTGCTGACCGGCACCGGCCAGAAGGTCGCAGACCTGCTGCCCGCCGACCTGCCGGACGATCCCGATCCGCGGCTGGATCGGCTGACCATCGGCCATCTTCTGTCGATGCAGGCCGGGCTGGAGCGGACCTCCGGCCCCTATTACGGCGCCTGGGTCGAAAGCCGGAACTGGGTGCGCACGGCGCTCGCCCGGCCCTTCGTGGCGGAGCCCGGCGGGTGGATGCTCTATTCCACCGGCAATTCGCATCTGCTGTCAGCGATCCTGACCCGCACCAGCGGCGAGAGCACGCTGGCGCTGGCCCGCGACTGGCTGGGGGATCCGCTCGACATCACCATCCCGCCCTGGACCCGCGATCCGCAGGGCGTCTATATGGGCGGCAACCAGATGGCGCTGTCGCCCCGCGCCCTGCTTGCCATCGGCGAGATGCTCCGCCGGGGCGGGGTTGCGGCAGACGGAACCCGGCTGGTGTCGGAGGGGTGGATCCGCGAGATGTGGACGCCCCGCACCACCTCGCCCTTCACCGGCGATGCCTATGGCTATGGCTGGTTCCTGCGTGAGACGGGCGCCCGGCCGGCGGTCTATGGCTGGGGCTATGGCGGGCAGCTGCTCTATCTGCTGCCCGGCATCGACATGGTCGTCGTGATCACCTCGGACCCCGACACGCCATCCGGGCGCACCGGTTATGTCGACGAGCTGCACGGGCTGGTGGCCGGGATCGTGCGGACTGCAACGTGAAACATCGAAGACCGGTCTTGACGTGATCACCCACGCAGGCGCAGGCTTACCGGCTGGGGGGAAACAGCCAATCACCTGAGCGCCGCCGGCCCGATCATCGCTGCATCATGCGGGGCGGATCGCGGTTTTTGTCCGGCTCCTGACGGAATGTCGTCAGGAGGTGACCGGCATCATGTCCGTCCACGTCCATCAGATGTGACCATGCCACGAAACCGATCGCTGCCCGGACCGACCGTCATGCCCGATGCACCCCTGATGTCCCGCCTGTCGAACCTGGCCACGCCCCTTGTCCTCGACTGGATCGAGGCCGTGAACGAGGATGATTTCGACAGTTTCCGCCAGCTGTTCACCGAAGGCGCCGAGGTGGTCCGGGGCGACCGGCTGATCCATGGC
The nucleotide sequence above comes from Tistrella mobilis. Encoded proteins:
- a CDS encoding MATE family efflux transporter, with translation MSAPTPRSQAPAGRGKPRVSPFSPKAPVQPLWKPYLAFLVPMIGSNLLQAASGSLNNIYVGQMLGVSALAAVTSYFPLMFFMISLIIGLGAGAAVLIGQAFGAGETGQIKAIAATTLSVVVAAGLLVAVFGGTATTAILSLLGTPPDVLPQAVAYARIMLIATPGIFLYLLATSMLRGVGDTITPLFTLGLATLIGMVLTPALIRGWAGLPQMGVTSPAWASIISMTIATTWMVIHLRRRNHPLAPDGVFLRALGFNRALLAKVLRIGLPTGIMLVLISLSEILILSLVNRFGSDATASYGAITQIVNYVQFPAISIGITASIFGAQAIGAGRTDRLSEILRTALTFNLVLTGSLVVLVYVFSGPLLGLFLADPAVVAEARTLLHIVVWALVIYGMGMATSSLMRASGMVLLPTLVSGTAILAIGLPVGWALSAQIGIEGVWMSYPVAFCLLAAGQSALYHLVWKKRPIRRLV
- the catB gene encoding type B chloramphenicol O-acetyltransferase, with translation MTNAFDSPYKGREIRDQITNPNIIAGRFSYYSGWYHGHGFDHCARYLMPDRDDVDRLIIGSFCSIGTGAAFIMAGNQGHRADWISTFPFFWWTGEAAFAGAENGYRPAGDTVVGSDVWIGAEAVIMPGITIGHGAVIATRAVVTRDVAPYTIVAGNPARPVRQRFDDEAVAMLLEMAWWDWPLDEIRQAMPLLCSGDVAGLYGLWRNTRQA
- a CDS encoding serine hydrolase domain-containing protein, with the protein product MTGYLPSRRRLITGGLALAAATVIAPRAGRAAAPALARLLDDARRLTGLHTLIVAQAGEVLAERVYRGPPAARPVNVKSLSKSIIALLTGIAIDRGVLTGTGQKVADLLPADLPDDPDPRLDRLTIGHLLSMQAGLERTSGPYYGAWVESRNWVRTALARPFVAEPGGWMLYSTGNSHLLSAILTRTSGESTLALARDWLGDPLDITIPPWTRDPQGVYMGGNQMALSPRALLAIGEMLRRGGVAADGTRLVSEGWIREMWTPRTTSPFTGDAYGYGWFLRETGARPAVYGWGYGGQLLYLLPGIDMVVVITSDPDTPSGRTGYVDELHGLVAGIVRTAT